From Thiomicrospira sp. XS5, one genomic window encodes:
- the ileS gene encoding isoleucine--tRNA ligase, which produces MTKDYKPTLNLPETDFPMRGNLPNREPKQVERWMQVDLYRKVRETMAGRPKFILHDGPPYANGQIHIGHAVNKVLKDMIVKSKGLSGFDAPYVPGWDCHGLPIELNVEKKKGKVGQKIGATEFRQACRDYAQKQVDAQMTDFKRLGVVADWDQPYLTKDYQFEANEIRALAKIVENGHLMKGTKPVYWSVGGHSALAEAEVEYEDKRSHAIDVRFKVLDEAAFFERCHHVEAQLGEGPLSVVIWTTTPWTLPANQAVSINPELEYAVVQVEGENGSERLFLAEALLKDSMDKWGFENYRVIAYGRGDQFELIRLQHPFYDRIVPLILGDHVTTDAGTGCVHTAPGHGQEDYAVGLKYDLEVDCPVDGRGNYVSGTPLFEGENVLKADDHVIEVLQEHQALVHHEAIVHSYPHCWRTKTPLIFRATPQWFISMTEGHLRDQAMDAIQKVEWVPDWGKARIEGMVDGRPDWCISRQRFWGVPIPIFIHKATGTMHPNTVEMMEKVAQMVEEKSIDAWYDLEPEVLLGVEADDYEKVTDILDVWFDSGISHFTVLDQRDELTTPADLYLEGSDQHRGWFQSSLLTSLAIRGSAPYKQVLTHGFTVDKDGKKMSKSKGNVVAPQDIANKFGADILRLWIAAADYRYEMTVSDEIIQRTADAYRRIRNTSRFLLANLNGFDPKTDAVPYDEMLPLDQWAVGQAAQIQQEVEAAYESYHFHTIYQAVTHFCSVELGAFYLDVIKDRQYTCKADSLPRRSAQTALYHIVEALTRWIAPILSFTAEEIWQSLPGDRSDTVFTEQWYDGLTALDETQPMNSAYWARMMDVRSAVAKQLEQLRNDGVVKGSLTAEVTLYADGDLFEQIQALQDELRFVLITSYAIVKPASEKTDTAVTTDVDGLWVDAGAADKPKCGRCWHHREDVGSHSEDEDLCQRCIDNVYGEGEQRQFA; this is translated from the coding sequence ATGACAAAAGATTACAAACCGACATTAAACTTACCCGAAACCGATTTCCCGATGCGCGGAAATTTGCCGAACCGGGAACCGAAACAGGTTGAACGTTGGATGCAGGTCGACCTGTATCGCAAGGTGCGTGAAACCATGGCGGGGCGTCCGAAGTTTATTTTGCATGACGGACCGCCGTATGCCAACGGCCAGATTCACATTGGCCATGCGGTGAATAAAGTGTTGAAGGATATGATCGTCAAATCCAAAGGCTTGAGCGGGTTTGATGCGCCTTATGTGCCGGGTTGGGACTGTCACGGGTTGCCGATTGAGCTGAATGTCGAGAAGAAGAAAGGCAAGGTCGGTCAGAAAATCGGTGCCACCGAATTCCGCCAGGCCTGCCGCGACTACGCTCAAAAGCAAGTCGATGCACAGATGACGGACTTCAAACGTCTGGGCGTTGTGGCGGATTGGGATCAACCGTATTTGACCAAAGATTATCAGTTTGAAGCTAATGAAATCCGTGCTTTGGCGAAAATCGTTGAAAACGGCCATTTGATGAAAGGCACCAAGCCGGTTTACTGGAGTGTCGGCGGGCATTCCGCTTTGGCGGAAGCCGAGGTGGAGTATGAGGACAAGCGTTCTCATGCCATTGATGTGCGATTCAAAGTATTGGATGAGGCCGCGTTCTTCGAACGTTGTCATCATGTGGAAGCGCAATTGGGCGAAGGGCCTTTGTCGGTGGTGATTTGGACCACGACGCCCTGGACCCTGCCGGCCAACCAGGCGGTCTCGATCAACCCGGAATTGGAATACGCCGTGGTGCAGGTCGAAGGCGAAAACGGGTCGGAGCGTCTGTTCCTGGCCGAAGCGCTTTTAAAAGACAGCATGGACAAATGGGGCTTCGAAAACTATCGCGTCATCGCTTATGGCCGTGGTGATCAGTTTGAGTTAATCCGTCTGCAACATCCGTTTTACGACCGCATTGTCCCGTTGATTTTGGGCGACCATGTCACCACCGACGCCGGGACCGGTTGTGTACACACGGCGCCGGGGCACGGTCAGGAAGACTACGCGGTCGGCTTGAAATACGATTTGGAAGTGGATTGTCCGGTGGACGGTCGCGGTAACTATGTGTCGGGCACACCGTTGTTTGAAGGCGAGAACGTTCTCAAGGCCGATGACCACGTGATTGAGGTGTTGCAAGAACATCAGGCGCTGGTCCATCACGAAGCGATTGTGCACAGTTATCCGCACTGCTGGCGAACCAAAACCCCGCTGATTTTCCGTGCGACTCCGCAATGGTTTATCAGTATGACCGAAGGCCATCTACGCGACCAGGCCATGGACGCTATCCAGAAAGTGGAATGGGTGCCGGATTGGGGGAAAGCCCGTATCGAAGGGATGGTCGATGGCCGCCCGGATTGGTGTATTTCCCGTCAGCGTTTCTGGGGCGTGCCGATTCCGATTTTCATTCATAAGGCCACCGGCACCATGCACCCGAATACCGTCGAGATGATGGAAAAAGTGGCGCAAATGGTGGAAGAAAAATCCATTGATGCCTGGTATGACCTGGAGCCGGAGGTGTTGTTGGGCGTGGAGGCGGACGATTATGAAAAAGTCACCGACATTCTGGACGTTTGGTTCGATTCGGGGATTTCGCATTTCACCGTGCTGGATCAGCGCGATGAATTGACGACGCCGGCGGATTTGTACTTGGAAGGGTCCGACCAACATCGTGGCTGGTTCCAGTCGTCTCTGTTGACGTCCTTAGCGATTCGTGGCAGCGCACCGTACAAGCAAGTGCTGACGCACGGCTTTACCGTGGATAAAGACGGCAAGAAAATGTCGAAGTCGAAAGGCAATGTCGTGGCACCGCAAGACATCGCCAATAAGTTTGGCGCCGATATTCTGCGCTTGTGGATTGCCGCGGCCGATTACCGTTATGAAATGACCGTGTCCGACGAAATCATTCAACGTACGGCGGATGCTTATCGCCGTATTCGGAATACTTCGCGCTTCCTGTTAGCGAACCTGAACGGCTTCGATCCGAAAACCGATGCCGTGCCGTACGACGAAATGTTGCCGTTGGATCAATGGGCCGTCGGTCAGGCGGCACAGATTCAACAGGAAGTGGAAGCGGCTTATGAGTCCTATCATTTCCACACCATTTATCAAGCGGTGACGCACTTCTGTTCGGTCGAACTGGGCGCATTCTATCTGGATGTCATCAAGGATCGCCAGTACACCTGTAAGGCGGACAGTTTGCCGCGACGTTCCGCGCAGACCGCCTTGTATCACATTGTGGAAGCCTTGACGCGTTGGATTGCACCGATTTTGAGTTTCACTGCCGAGGAAATTTGGCAGTCGTTACCGGGTGACCGTTCCGACACCGTCTTTACCGAGCAGTGGTACGACGGCTTGACGGCATTGGACGAAACGCAACCGATGAATTCGGCCTATTGGGCGCGGATGATGGACGTGCGTTCGGCGGTCGCCAAACAGTTGGAACAGCTGCGAAATGACGGTGTGGTGAAAGGGTCTTTGACCGCCGAAGTGACGCTGTATGCCGACGGCGATCTGTTCGAGCAGATTCAAGCCTTGCAGGACGAATTGCGTTTTGTGTTGATTACCTCTTACGCCATTGTGAAACCGGCGTCGGAAAAAACCGATACCGCCGTCACCACCGATGTGGATGGCTTGTGGGTGGATGCCGGAGCGGCCGATAAACCGAAATGCGGCCGTTGCTGGCACCATCGTGAGGATGTCGGTTCGCACAGTGAAGACGAGGATTTGTGTCAACGTTGTATCGATAATGTCTATGGCGAAGGGGAGCAACGTCAGTTTGCTTAA
- the lspA gene encoding signal peptidase II, with product MTHPVTLSQSALKTLWLAVVLLVLDQLTKYWANTGLTLGEPVAILPHLNFTLVYNYGAAFSFLADMGGWQRWLFTGLALGVSGALLFWLSKLPKVWSAETVGINLILSGAVGNVIDRILFGRVTDFVDFYIGSWHYATFNVADMAINIGAGLLILSEFWLKPRREKRAVQRDES from the coding sequence ATGACGCATCCCGTTACTCTTTCCCAATCGGCGCTGAAAACGCTGTGGCTCGCTGTTGTGCTGCTGGTGTTGGATCAGTTGACTAAATACTGGGCCAATACCGGTTTGACACTGGGCGAGCCGGTGGCGATTCTGCCGCATTTGAACTTCACGCTGGTCTATAACTACGGCGCAGCCTTCAGTTTTCTGGCGGATATGGGCGGCTGGCAACGCTGGCTGTTCACCGGATTGGCGCTGGGGGTCAGCGGCGCGTTGCTTTTCTGGCTGTCAAAATTGCCGAAGGTGTGGAGTGCGGAAACCGTTGGCATCAATCTGATTTTGAGTGGTGCCGTCGGTAATGTCATTGACCGGATTCTGTTCGGTCGGGTGACCGACTTCGTCGACTTCTATATTGGTTCCTGGCATTACGCCACCTTTAATGTGGCCGATATGGCGATTAATATCGGGGCGGGATTATTGATTCTGTCCGAATTTTGGTTAAAGCCGAGACGTGAAAAGCGCGCCGTGCAACGCGACGAATCTTAA
- a CDS encoding lytic murein transglycosylase → MTHITRLFFTVFVSFLLAQSPAMAYEPPPQSEADFQAWLKGFKKQARQDGISQQTLNQAFKNVHLNERVLELDRRQPEFTRTFWQYFNRAVTDWRIETGQKLYEKYKPQLQEVTREYGVPGRFLIAFWGMETNFGGYTGNTPIIESLATLSYDRRRSEFFQRELMAALRIIDQGHIDPAQMKGSWAGAMGQCQFMPSNYLRYAVDADNSGKRDLWNSLPDVFYSMGNFLNELGWQREENWGREVTLPEAFDLGLADGRTKRPLDEWRQLGLKLADGRPLPKADMEAALLLPYDYRGPAFLVFDNFDVIKRWNRSDSYALAVGHLADRIVGRPPLSKTAPKDDKSLTRDQIKELQERLALAGEDIGKIDGIAGSKTRSALRAFQLQNGLPADGYPSYRMLKILQKTVR, encoded by the coding sequence ATGACACACATCACACGACTTTTTTTCACGGTTTTTGTATCCTTTCTGCTGGCACAGTCGCCGGCCATGGCCTATGAGCCACCGCCTCAATCCGAAGCCGATTTTCAGGCCTGGCTAAAAGGCTTCAAAAAACAGGCCCGCCAGGACGGCATTTCCCAACAGACCCTGAATCAAGCTTTCAAAAATGTGCATTTGAATGAGCGTGTGCTGGAATTGGATCGCCGTCAACCGGAATTTACTCGCACCTTCTGGCAATACTTTAACCGTGCCGTCACCGACTGGCGCATTGAAACCGGCCAAAAACTGTATGAAAAATACAAACCCCAATTGCAAGAAGTCACGCGTGAATACGGGGTGCCCGGGCGTTTTCTAATCGCCTTCTGGGGCATGGAAACCAATTTCGGCGGTTACACCGGCAACACCCCGATTATCGAATCCCTGGCCACCTTATCCTATGACCGCCGTCGCTCCGAATTTTTTCAACGAGAACTCATGGCCGCTTTGCGCATTATCGACCAAGGTCATATTGATCCCGCGCAAATGAAAGGCTCTTGGGCCGGTGCCATGGGACAATGCCAATTCATGCCCAGCAATTATTTACGATACGCCGTGGATGCCGACAACTCCGGCAAACGCGACCTTTGGAACAGCCTGCCGGACGTCTTCTATTCAATGGGGAACTTTCTGAATGAACTGGGTTGGCAGCGTGAAGAAAACTGGGGACGGGAAGTCACCTTACCGGAAGCCTTTGATTTAGGGCTGGCCGATGGTCGTACCAAGCGCCCGCTGGATGAATGGCGGCAACTCGGTTTAAAACTGGCGGATGGTCGCCCGTTACCGAAAGCGGACATGGAAGCCGCCCTGCTCTTGCCATACGACTATCGCGGCCCGGCGTTTTTGGTCTTCGATAACTTCGACGTCATCAAACGTTGGAACCGTTCCGACAGTTATGCTCTCGCCGTCGGCCACTTGGCGGACCGGATCGTCGGGCGCCCGCCACTGAGCAAAACCGCCCCGAAAGACGATAAGTCGCTCACCCGCGACCAAATCAAAGAGCTGCAAGAACGCTTAGCCCTGGCCGGCGAAGACATCGGTAAGATCGACGGCATTGCCGGCAGCAAAACCCGCAGCGCTCTGCGCGCTTTCCAACTGCAAAATGGCTTGCCGGCCGACGGCTATCCATCCTATCGCATGCTGAAAATCTTACAGAAAACCGTTCGTTAG
- the rlmKL gene encoding bifunctional 23S rRNA (guanine(2069)-N(7))-methyltransferase RlmK/23S rRNA (guanine(2445)-N(2))-methyltransferase RlmL, which yields MCRFFATSPPGLNELLREELTRFGAENIKVQPTGATFEGPLDVGYRTCLWSRLANRVYYVLLETEVPNQEALSGLVASIDWIQHVAQDGTFAVSFTGKGLGIEHSHYGALKIKDGIVDYFRERYQTRPSVDATTPDIRVHGHVNRNHLTLSLDLAGYSLHQRGYREGMQVTAPLKENVAAAILMRANWPEIAQRGGSLYDPLCGSGTFLVEAAMMASDAAPGLAKSGEMLLNYWRGHDEVLWENLVEEAEQRETDGLRQLPMIYGSDISHKSLDIAREAIQAAGYDDVIEIKQMSVEQGRKWGDWPTGLIVTNPPYGERLSDEESVKQIYMQLGEYLKSEFKDWKAAVLTCNTELGMYLGIKAKRSHDFYNGAMACRLFRFDLDESLFRQPALQVKSDLVSQVRRLQPELAASDNARMVANRIRKNMKGLKSWVKQQDIQAYRVYDADIPEYALAIDLYDTLESGLWVVVAEYAPPKTVNPTKAKRRLYEALSVLPEVFDVAAERIIFKVRSQQKGQDQYEKMDEQKAFFTVLENQTKIRVNFTDYLDTGLFLDHRDVRREVAKLASGKRLLNLFCYTASATAEAVKAGCKGSLSLDMSKTYLYWAKHNFMCNDIDERQHRLQQENVLEWLEKQTDGSSKAPSETFDVIFLDPPSFSTSKRMEGTLDIQRDHVDLIRKTLTLLAPGGRLVFSNNLRKFKLDQAAFADDWAIENITQRTLPKDFARNPKIHQAWVFSAK from the coding sequence ATGTGTCGTTTTTTTGCAACGTCTCCGCCGGGTTTGAACGAGCTGCTTCGTGAAGAGTTGACCCGTTTTGGCGCGGAAAACATCAAAGTTCAGCCAACAGGCGCGACCTTTGAAGGGCCTCTGGACGTAGGCTACCGAACTTGTCTTTGGTCGCGTTTGGCCAATCGGGTCTATTATGTGCTGCTGGAAACCGAGGTGCCGAATCAGGAAGCCTTGAGCGGCCTGGTAGCGTCCATCGATTGGATTCAGCATGTGGCGCAAGACGGCACCTTTGCGGTGTCCTTCACCGGGAAAGGATTGGGCATCGAGCACAGCCATTACGGTGCGCTGAAAATCAAAGACGGCATCGTCGATTATTTTCGCGAACGTTATCAAACACGTCCGTCGGTGGATGCGACCACGCCGGACATTCGCGTACACGGTCACGTCAATCGCAACCATTTGACGTTGAGTTTGGACTTGGCCGGTTACAGTTTGCACCAGCGCGGCTATCGCGAAGGCATGCAGGTGACGGCTCCGTTGAAAGAAAATGTCGCGGCGGCGATTTTGATGCGGGCCAATTGGCCGGAAATCGCCCAACGGGGTGGTTCGCTGTATGACCCCTTGTGCGGTTCCGGTACCTTCCTGGTTGAAGCGGCGATGATGGCGTCCGATGCGGCACCAGGCCTGGCCAAATCCGGTGAAATGCTATTGAACTATTGGCGAGGGCACGACGAAGTCCTGTGGGAAAACCTGGTCGAGGAAGCCGAACAACGCGAAACCGACGGTTTGCGTCAGTTGCCGATGATTTATGGCTCGGACATTTCGCATAAGTCCTTGGACATTGCTCGCGAAGCCATTCAAGCGGCCGGTTATGACGATGTGATTGAAATCAAACAAATGAGCGTTGAGCAGGGACGAAAATGGGGCGATTGGCCGACCGGCTTGATTGTGACCAACCCGCCGTATGGGGAACGCTTGAGCGATGAAGAGTCGGTCAAGCAGATTTACATGCAACTGGGCGAGTACCTGAAGTCGGAATTCAAAGATTGGAAAGCGGCGGTGTTGACGTGCAATACCGAGTTGGGCATGTACCTGGGCATTAAGGCGAAACGTTCGCACGACTTTTACAACGGCGCCATGGCGTGTCGTTTGTTCCGTTTTGATTTGGACGAAAGTTTATTTCGCCAACCGGCCTTGCAGGTCAAGTCGGATTTGGTGTCTCAAGTCCGACGTTTGCAACCGGAGTTGGCGGCGTCCGATAACGCGCGCATGGTGGCCAACCGCATCCGCAAGAATATGAAAGGGCTGAAAAGCTGGGTGAAGCAGCAGGACATTCAAGCCTACCGCGTTTACGATGCCGACATCCCGGAATACGCCCTGGCGATTGATTTGTACGATACGCTGGAAAGCGGTTTGTGGGTGGTGGTGGCTGAATACGCGCCGCCGAAAACCGTTAACCCGACCAAAGCGAAGCGCCGTTTATACGAGGCCTTGTCGGTGTTGCCCGAGGTGTTCGATGTGGCCGCGGAGCGCATTATTTTCAAAGTGCGCAGTCAGCAAAAAGGCCAGGATCAGTACGAAAAAATGGACGAGCAGAAAGCCTTTTTCACCGTGCTGGAAAACCAAACCAAAATCCGCGTCAACTTCACCGATTATCTGGACACCGGTTTGTTTCTAGACCACCGGGACGTGCGCCGGGAAGTGGCGAAGCTGGCCAGTGGAAAACGTTTGTTGAACCTGTTCTGTTACACGGCCAGCGCCACGGCGGAAGCCGTCAAAGCCGGTTGTAAAGGCAGTTTGAGTTTGGATATGTCGAAAACCTATTTGTATTGGGCCAAGCACAATTTCATGTGCAACGACATTGATGAACGACAGCACCGTTTGCAGCAGGAAAATGTGCTGGAATGGCTGGAAAAGCAAACCGATGGTTCGTCTAAAGCGCCGTCCGAGACCTTTGATGTGATTTTCCTGGACCCGCCATCGTTTTCGACGTCCAAGCGCATGGAAGGCACCTTGGACATTCAGCGTGATCATGTGGATTTAATTCGCAAAACCTTGACGCTGTTGGCACCGGGCGGGCGTTTGGTGTTCTCGAACAATCTGCGCAAGTTCAAGCTGGATCAAGCGGCATTTGCCGACGATTGGGCCATTGAAAACATCACTCAGCGCACCTTGCCGAAAGACTTTGCACGTAACCCAAAAATCCACCAGGCCTGGGTGTTTTCGGCGAAATGA
- the hemN gene encoding oxygen-independent coproporphyrinogen III oxidase yields MEQSIRFDEDLIKRYNQSGPRYTSYPTAVQFDESFGIPEYQAAAERSNASDRNLSLYFHIPFCDTVCFFCACNKVWTRDRSKTTPYLDRLYREIEMQSKLFDPNRKVDQLHWGGGTPTFINMDEMRELMTVTRQHFNLHDDDSGEYSIEIDPREANKESVKLLRDLGFNRMSLGVQDFDPKVQKAVNRIQTEAQTFEVLEGAREAGFMSVNVDLIYGLPHQTEAGFMATLDKVLAVEPDRFSVFNYAHMPSMFPTQKKMNEADMPSPDEKLAILHATTNRLLEAGYVYIGMDHFAKPDDELAVAQRNETLYRNFQGYSTHAECDLVGMGATSISLINNTYAQNYKSLNDYYAAIDAGHLAVFRGVTLTEDDELRRDVITRLISHFHLNFAKVEQQWGIVFNEYFEQALPRLAPMVEDGLIELTETDLYVTAAGRLLIRNICMVFDAYLKPGTQNRFSKVI; encoded by the coding sequence ATGGAACAGAGTATTCGATTCGACGAAGATTTGATTAAGCGTTATAACCAGTCCGGGCCGAGGTACACCTCGTATCCGACGGCGGTGCAGTTTGACGAATCGTTCGGCATTCCCGAGTATCAGGCCGCGGCCGAGCGCAGTAATGCCTCGGATCGTAATCTATCGTTGTATTTTCATATTCCGTTTTGCGATACGGTGTGTTTTTTCTGCGCCTGCAACAAGGTTTGGACGCGGGACCGCAGCAAAACCACGCCTTACCTAGACCGCTTGTACCGCGAAATCGAAATGCAATCCAAGCTGTTCGATCCGAACCGTAAGGTGGACCAATTGCACTGGGGCGGCGGTACGCCGACCTTCATCAATATGGATGAAATGCGCGAGCTGATGACGGTGACGCGCCAGCACTTTAATCTTCATGATGACGATTCCGGTGAATATTCGATTGAAATCGACCCGCGTGAAGCGAATAAAGAATCCGTCAAGTTATTGCGTGACCTGGGCTTTAACCGTATGAGCCTTGGCGTGCAGGATTTTGACCCGAAAGTGCAGAAGGCGGTGAATCGTATTCAGACCGAAGCCCAAACCTTTGAAGTGTTGGAAGGTGCGCGGGAAGCCGGGTTTATGTCGGTGAACGTGGACTTGATTTACGGTTTGCCGCATCAGACCGAAGCCGGCTTTATGGCAACTCTGGACAAGGTCTTGGCGGTGGAGCCGGATCGTTTCTCGGTCTTCAATTATGCCCATATGCCGAGCATGTTCCCGACCCAGAAAAAAATGAATGAAGCCGATATGCCATCGCCGGATGAAAAACTGGCGATTTTGCATGCCACCACAAATCGACTGCTGGAGGCCGGTTATGTCTATATCGGTATGGATCATTTCGCCAAGCCGGACGACGAGTTGGCGGTGGCGCAGCGCAACGAAACCCTGTATCGGAATTTCCAGGGCTATTCCACGCATGCTGAATGCGATTTGGTTGGCATGGGCGCGACGTCGATTTCGTTGATCAATAACACCTATGCGCAGAACTACAAGTCGTTAAACGACTATTATGCGGCGATCGATGCCGGGCACTTGGCGGTGTTCCGTGGCGTGACCTTGACCGAAGACGATGAGTTGAGACGGGATGTGATTACCCGTTTGATCAGCCACTTCCATTTGAATTTTGCCAAGGTCGAGCAGCAGTGGGGCATTGTCTTTAACGAATATTTCGAGCAAGCGCTGCCGAGATTGGCGCCGATGGTGGAAGACGGTTTGATCGAGTTGACGGAAACGGATTTATACGTCACCGCCGCCGGGCGTTTGCTGATTCGCAATATCTGTATGGTGTTTGACGCCTATTTGAAGCCGGGGACTCAAAACCGCTTTTCCAAAGTAATTTAA
- a CDS encoding HDOD domain-containing protein, whose protein sequence is MSLKDQVDVARQLLANYPVVTIPREVMELRKLLDLYEFPNPSKIKELVSTSPTLAGDLVALANKLSQKKPKPKSIQSIDAAIDFLGLKNIKHYVFCVQIQKMLDASPVQGLSYHSIVIADILVPLTKKLNLLNTAEAYMFGLVHDIGTFLFAELDKLHPETFVASLMNHYQVHQDEYARFGTTHSAVGYVMTKDWGLKDEVCKAILLHHEDDLNRIKDKDIRQLTAMLELAHVLALENKKNILETELPVLYEDTIQVLGLTEDDVNQIRRQVHP, encoded by the coding sequence ATGTCATTAAAAGATCAAGTCGATGTGGCTCGCCAACTCCTCGCCAACTACCCGGTGGTGACCATCCCCCGGGAAGTCATGGAATTGCGCAAACTCCTCGATTTATACGAATTCCCCAATCCCTCGAAAATCAAGGAACTGGTCTCCACCAGCCCCACGCTGGCAGGTGACTTAGTGGCATTGGCCAATAAACTGAGCCAAAAGAAACCCAAGCCGAAAAGCATCCAATCCATCGATGCCGCCATCGACTTTCTCGGCCTGAAAAACATCAAACATTATGTTTTCTGTGTGCAAATTCAGAAAATGCTCGACGCCAGCCCGGTGCAAGGCCTGTCCTATCACAGCATCGTCATTGCCGACATTCTGGTGCCGCTGACCAAAAAACTGAATTTGCTGAATACGGCGGAAGCCTATATGTTTGGATTGGTGCACGACATCGGCACTTTCCTATTCGCCGAGCTCGACAAACTCCACCCGGAAACCTTTGTGGCCAGTTTAATGAACCATTACCAAGTCCACCAGGACGAATACGCCCGTTTCGGTACGACGCACAGCGCGGTGGGCTATGTCATGACCAAAGATTGGGGCTTGAAAGATGAAGTCTGCAAAGCGATTTTGCTGCATCATGAAGATGACCTAAATCGCATCAAGGATAAAGACATTCGCCAATTGACCGCCATGTTGGAACTGGCGCACGTCTTGGCGTTGGAAAACAAAAAGAATATTCTCGAAACCGAATTACCGGTTCTGTACGAAGACACTATTCAAGTATTAGGGCTGACTGAAGACGACGTCAACCAAATTCGCCGTCAGGTACACCCTTAA
- a CDS encoding 3-deoxy-D-manno-octulosonic acid transferase → MGLWLYRFLLFLAFPLVAYSGWKRCRKADKQARQDRDYAPISQCFRARFGWNNPPFQKGGIWIHAVSVGETRSIFPLLTELKAQYPNLPITLTSGSTQGAQQALRFAPVPIQHQMIPYDYPGAVQRFLDNIAPKLVIMVETEIWPNLYQACHDHQIPLVLANARIKEKSFQAYRKWGGRLIANALNQTHLIVSQFKADTDHLIALGANRNRIQQLGNLKSDIHIPSDLAENAQAWRKEAHSDNRFIWVAASTHGPVKDGQTSEEVLMLSAHQTLLKSTPDALLILVPRHTDRFTEVSKLLEQSDLKVAVRSRGETVTADTQVYLADTIGELMLWFQVSDAAFVGGSLVPFGGHNILEPAALGKPVLSGQYHMNLQALYDTFKDDNAISIADDDIQLGEQLVLFAQNPEQRQQYAERAHTCFKKQSGALPRFMDAIKPFLAPNPSQTTIEK, encoded by the coding sequence ATGGGACTTTGGCTCTACCGATTTTTGTTATTCCTGGCGTTTCCGTTGGTGGCCTATTCCGGCTGGAAACGCTGCCGGAAAGCCGACAAGCAAGCCCGGCAGGATCGCGATTATGCGCCCATCTCGCAATGCTTTCGCGCCCGGTTCGGCTGGAATAACCCGCCGTTTCAGAAAGGTGGCATTTGGATACACGCCGTGTCGGTCGGTGAAACCCGCTCCATTTTCCCCCTGCTGACTGAACTGAAAGCACAATATCCCAACCTACCCATCACCCTGACCAGCGGTTCGACGCAAGGCGCACAGCAAGCCTTACGCTTTGCGCCGGTGCCGATTCAGCATCAAATGATTCCATACGATTACCCCGGCGCCGTACAGCGTTTTCTGGACAATATCGCCCCCAAACTGGTGATTATGGTGGAAACCGAAATCTGGCCGAATTTATACCAGGCCTGCCACGACCACCAGATTCCGTTGGTGCTGGCGAATGCACGCATCAAGGAAAAATCGTTTCAAGCCTACCGAAAATGGGGCGGCCGCCTGATTGCCAATGCCTTGAATCAAACCCACTTAATTGTCAGTCAATTCAAAGCGGACACAGACCACTTGATCGCACTGGGCGCAAACAGAAACCGTATTCAGCAGCTCGGCAACCTCAAGTCCGACATTCACATCCCGTCGGATTTAGCGGAAAATGCCCAGGCCTGGCGAAAAGAAGCCCATTCCGACAACCGCTTTATCTGGGTCGCGGCCAGTACGCACGGGCCGGTCAAAGACGGTCAGACTTCCGAAGAAGTCCTGATGTTGAGCGCCCATCAAACGTTATTAAAATCCACACCGGACGCGTTGTTGATTCTGGTCCCCCGGCACACCGACCGCTTTACCGAGGTCTCGAAGCTTCTCGAACAATCCGACCTCAAGGTTGCGGTGCGTTCCCGTGGCGAGACGGTCACCGCCGATACACAGGTTTATCTGGCCGACACCATCGGTGAATTGATGCTTTGGTTCCAAGTCAGCGACGCCGCGTTTGTGGGCGGTAGCCTGGTGCCCTTCGGCGGCCATAACATTCTGGAACCGGCCGCGTTGGGCAAACCGGTTTTATCCGGCCAATACCACATGAATTTGCAAGCGCTTTACGATACCTTTAAGGATGACAATGCCATTTCCATTGCCGACGACGACATTCAACTCGGTGAACAATTGGTTCTGTTTGCGCAAAACCCGGAACAACGGCAACAATATGCAGAGCGCGCTCATACTTGCTTTAAAAAACAATCCGGAGCCCTGCCACGCTTTATGGATGCGATCAAACCTTTTTTAGCGCCGAACCCATCCCAAACAACAATAGAAAAATAA